One region of Salvia miltiorrhiza cultivar Shanhuang (shh) chromosome 3, IMPLAD_Smil_shh, whole genome shotgun sequence genomic DNA includes:
- the LOC131015878 gene encoding AT-hook motif nuclear-localized protein 23-like translates to MAGLDLSSASHFVSPLHRPNLHLHRPPESDDIDSNPKQFSGDNSDLATSAGEAAARRQRGRPAGSKNKPKPPVIITRESANTLRAHILEVASGCDVFEAVAAYATRRQRGICILSGTGTVTNVSLRQPASAGSVASLHGRFEILSLSGSFLPPPAPPGATSLTIYLAGGQGQVVGGNVVGALMASGPVIIIAASFTNVAYERLPLEEEEEPGVQMQPPEGGIQFPDPSLGLPFFNGQLPVDGAWAAARPPPY, encoded by the coding sequence ATGGCTGGTTTAGATTTAAGCTCAGCTTCCCACTTCGTCTCTCCGCTCCACCGCCCCaacctccacctccaccgcccCCCTGAATCCGACGATATCGACTCCAACCCCAAGCAGTTCTCCGGCGACAACTCCGACCTCGCCACCTCCGCCGGCGAGGCGGCGGCCCGCCGCCAGCGCGGCCGCCCCGCCGGCTCGAAGAACAAGCCGAAGCCGCCCGTGATCATCACGCGCGAGAGCGCCAACACCCTCCGCGCCCACATACTGGAGGTGGCCAGCGGCTGCGACGTCTTCGAGGCCGTCGCCGCCTACGCCACCAGGCGGCAGCGCGGGATCTGCATTCTCAGCGGCACCGGCACCGTCACCAACGTCAGCCTCCGGCAGCCGGCCTCCGCGGGGAGCGTCGCCTCGCTCCACGGCCGCTTCGAGATCCTGTCCCTGTCTGGCTCGTTCCTTCCCCCGCCGGCGCCGCCGGGCGCCACCAGCCTCACGATATACCTAGCCGGCGGGCAGGGGCAGGTCGTGGGCGGGAATGTGGTGGGGGCGCTGATGGCGTCGGGGCCGGTCATCATCATAGCGGCGTCGTTCACCAACGTGGCCTACGAGCGGCTGCCgttggaagaggaggaggagccCGGAGTTCAGATGCAGCCGCCCGAGGGAGGGATTCAGTTCCCTGATCCCTCCCTCGGGCTGCCTTTCTTCAACGGGCAGCTCCCCGTTGACGGTGCATGGGCGGCTGCCCGCCCGCCGCCGTATTAG